The sequence GCCCCctcggccgcggaagaaggccaggtccgagtccGACCGGAGTTCTTCCGAGGCGATGGATAAACGGCCACGTATTGGACCTTCGTCCAAATCTATCATTGAGGATGATGAGGACGATGACACTGAGGTGACGTCCTCTTCTCATGAATCGACCGAATCAGAATCCGAGACCGATTCAACCGAATCCTCTCGTTCTTCCTCATCGAGGGTGAAGTCCCTTCCCCCCCCCAAACCAACTCCCAAGCCGAGGAAGCGTATAGGGACGGCGGAAGTTCAAGCAGCCAAACAGCTGCGCACGCCTCCTCGGTCTCCCTCCCCTCCAATCTCACCCATTCCACCAGTCTCGCGTAGAGGTGCCCCCACTACAAGCTGCACAGTGGGCAACCTTGAATCAACAAGGTACATGGACCTCGAACACTCCAAACCCACGACCGGTACAGCCGTGTCCCCGACCCCCTCAACTTCATACGCTGCTATGGCAGCcaagcaactcattcccaccaAAAAACAATCTAAACCCCCTGCTCCAGGTAAGTCTGGTACCAGTGAGGTCCCCCGCCGTCACCCCCCTATTATGGTCGAGGCGCTTCCCAATTGGCCCCGCCATATGGCGGCCTTAAGGGAGCGCTTGGGGAGGGCCCCATCTGTGCGTCCTTATGGAACAGGGTTCCGATTTCTGCCCGCGTCGGGAGAGGAATATAGGGTTGTCCAGGCCTATCTCGCCGAGGTCTCTTCCACTGACAATGCCATTAAATGGTATTGTTACGCGTTGGAGGAGGAGATCCCGGCGAGGGTGGCTGTTCGTGGACTGCCTGCCGATACCGACGCGGCGGAAATCACAAACTCCCTGAAGGAGCTAGGGTTTCCGGCTCGCTACGCGCGGTGCATACGGGCCAAGAGAGGGCGGCCAGGTTGCGTCTTTTATGTAACTttggaccacctctcgaaggatgacctcgcccgcttgtacgcggTTGAAGAACTGATGTACCTGCCGGGGGTGTCAGTTGAGGGATGGCGTCCGAACCGAGGACCGGCGCAGTgccatcgctgccaggccttcggacacgcctccACCAACTGCCACCGAGCGGTCCGCTGTGTGCGATGTGCGGGCGAGCACAtcgtggcggactgcccgaggccaaggGAGGGACCCCTCACCTGCGCCAACTGCGGGAAGGGCCACGCCGCTACTGACAAGCGGTGTGTGGTCTACCGCAGGAGGGCGCGGATGATGGGGGTCGCTATTCCTCCCCCCGTACCGCAAGCAGCGACGCGTGCCAGTCAAGCCCCTACCCCCGCTCCACGTCTCGGTCCACGCCCATCTCTGAAGGGTAAGGGCAAGGGGAAGACCTCTCAACCCCCTACTCTCCCTCCGGTTATAGAGCAACCTGCCACTGTGGAGGCCAACCCAACAGCGGCCACCCTGATGGCAGAAGCAAACACGCAGCGACAGGCTATAAAGCCGCGACCTGCCCCTCGTTCCAGAGCAGCACCCAATCTACAAGCTGCCCTAACTAgtacaaaaacaataacaaaaactcaaaaaaaaaataagaaaaaaaaattaaaagccaaagtaaagaaaaaaaaaacaatggaagAAGCAGCTGCCCTGAGAGAAGGCCAAGTTGAGCCAGCTACCGAACCTCCATGCCCAATGGAGACGACAGCTAGCGACCCGCCCCAGAACGTCAACATCACTCTGGGCGACTCACAGCCCCCATTACCACCCCGCCCGCAGAGAGAGCGGCGCAGTGGCCGACAGGACACGCAGCCTGCCGGCTTCGCTGCCTGGCTCCTCTCCCTGTGGGAGAaactgtccgaggtgatctccggagtaatccgagagatcgcctcgggagccagtcccttcggggccttgctcgcggggttctaccggatgattgcgcagctcaatggctagccaggagctgcgcatcatctattggaaccccgacgggatagggtCCCGAAGGTCGGAGTTAATCCGACTCGCCCAGGAGTATGACCCGCAGGTTatcctcctgggcgagaccaagctcaaacctcgacaagattttaggatgcccaactacttcgtgtaccgacgggacgaactgacctccagcgggcgcccgttcaggggcactgcggcgctcgtcaggagggacgtggtgcacgaggagcttgagctactgaccttcgcctctaccagaacggtcggggtgagggtccacgtaccgggggccgaattgcggatttatgccgcgtatcgacccccgggtcctgattttgtcgaggacgatattagacgggccttgaaccatgatcgccatccggccttggtggtcggggacctcaatgcgaaacatgtcgcttggggctcccgaatcatcacgccgcccggaaggcgattgtacgaggatgccgaaaggggggactactgcgtggtcggccccaacgaacccacccacgttccaacgttggcccggtaccaaccggacgtattggacgtgtgtgttcacaaggggctacggtgccctctagcgatagaggcactgtacgacctgagtacccctcacctaccgatcttggtcacggtgggtttggggctcactcgggtcgcgacatcccctctcaggcctagggtcgactggcagtcctttacgggactgctggccgaccaatccttgtttcaagacccgtctacccctgatgaggtcgacacggcggcttcccgtctcgtcgacaccatcaggggagccctggaccaagtgacgactctggtacccagcggggggcccagagcggaactcccggtgcacctcaagacgttaattcgtcggaagagggcactgaggaggctctgggcgacatctaggtgtcccaggattaagcgcgagctTAACCGACTTGAGGGTgagctggcgactaagatgcggacttaccggggtgattcctgggaggggggactgttggacgcgtccgacgaccgtacgatggccccccttcaccgcatctgtcgccggctcaccaacaagccttcccccacttgccccttggaggacgaggggggaagacggtgttttacaccgttggctcgtgccgaagtcctggccaactcgctggagcggcagttcactccgaatgtctctgcaccctcgatggTTGCATTCCATCGTGAGGTGTCAGAGGGTGTAATCCAattcctcaaaccggaatcgccgggagtcgagctgggagatgacgacttagtcacccccagcgaggtgcgcctcctcatcaagttgatgaagaggcgcaaagcccccggcgaggacggtattcctcccctcgccttgcaaaacctccctccctcaatcgtgtcagcaatgacacgattgtttaattccattctccgggtaggacacttccctggaacttggaaactgggcaagatcatcgtcttgcccaaacccggcaaggacaggagaaagccctccagttaccgaccgattaccttgctctcgcacgtgggcaagttgttcgagcggctgctcctgaggagaatatcgccgtatattctcctcaggccggagcaattcggctttagaagcggccactcgacgactctgcaactgacccgtgtcctgcatcacttggcagaccggcgaaactcgggccaatacacggtccttctcgatatcgagaaggccttcgaccgtgtgtggcacgaggggctggtccacaagctgcgggacgcgggcctaccgcacgctcacgtgcgactgctcgggtcgtatctggagggcagaaccttctttgtcgcggtcgagggcgcacggtcttccgtgcgtcccattacggccggggttccccagggtagtgtcctatcacctatcctatacgccctctacaccaacgacatccccaccctggagggtcaccttcgggcgtgggaggaggacgtgaagttggccttgttcgctgacgactcggcctacttctcgtcctctccgttcccctctgcagccattatgaggatgcagaggcttttggatttactgccccagtggctggaccgttggagagtcgcggtcaatgtgggaaagaccgcggccttactctacggtccggtccgtatcagagtcgtcccaaagaaactcagcctccgaggtgtgaatgtcgagtttaggaccacggtccggtatctcggatgcgacatcgaccgctccttgagcatggtcgcgcacgtcaaccgagtcatcggtcagactcgcgcggccaggttcttgttgcggccggtgtttgcgtccgggcttccgaccaggaccaaactcgccatttacaagacatacgtccgttcccgcctcacatacgctgctgtggcctggtatcacctgttgtcgccgtcccagcgatctaggttgcaggcccagcagagtctttccctccgcattatcgtcggggccgggcagtacgtcagaaatgacgttattgcccgggacctaggtgtggagtcgctcgtggagtttgtgactaggctcgcccgtaatatgtacgagcgagccgaaaacgggccccatgagcatctccacaacatagccccgctgcacgccagaccaccggatggtacggcgttgccgcgggagctattggtacccccgacgatcgttcggagataaagctcctcgccggctgtgaggccggggaggacctatgagcgcccctctcggagctgagtttcatcagcctctagccccacgcctcttgcccgtttggcgggtcccccgtatggggaccgcggctgcaccccgtaggtgcagcctcatttccatgaggggctttgaccccaccccccacccccttttgggatggggtgttcttacccgctacagtcctcccccccatcaatattgtataacgatggggagagggggagaggactgtagcgtggagtgcggattcgctctctcccccatattaggttagctaggttatgttaggttaagttagattaggattagtttaggtgtgacggcgcgcgctgtcccggcactccacggagtgcaggaacggcgcgctgCCGTCACTTAGATGTAAGTTAGATTAAGTTAGGCTTACTCTCGGTTAAGTTAGGTTAAGATGaaattgtaaaaacaaaaaaaaaaaaaaaaaaaccaaaaaaaaaaaaaaaaaaaaaaaacaaaaaaaaaacaaacaaaacaaaaaaaaaaaaaaaaaaaaaaaaaatatggaggagagcagcagccgcccccggaagaagggaagaatgaagaggaaagaagaaagaagagaagaGGAGAGAAGAGTGAAGAAGGAGACGAAGAAAGAAGTCGACCCCACACACATCTTCAAGCCTGCCTGATACTCCATCCAGCagcgcatcacccctgccttaTTAGGCAGGGAGCTACAtgtccgggcagaggggtttccccgaggcccgttccgcgcccccgcaaggggacgcgacgaccccacgactgcaaattcagttcgagacagcgagccggcgagtcaagacctctccagaagaagaggagagagccaaccgaacaagaagagactcgctcctacgccctgcgccggtcaagccacgaggaccgtgtgaacgccatactgaagccttcgttattttcctcgaaccaatcccagcacccgttccgcgacagccactgcggcaatactcgagccaccacgtttcaacgagtaagaagtctaaaaatcacacgtggtggccgaaacctgagcggtggccgtccggaatagtAAATCCCGAACAGAGATTATAAATATAGCTACCAAATTTTACACTAAATTATACAGTCAACCAGACATTAATCCACTGAGGAAAAAAGATATCTATAGTCATACTAATACCTCATCTGTACAACACTTTTCCGAGTCTGAAGTCTTAAGACAAGTAAAGAAACTTAAGTCAGAAAAGAGCCCAGGACCAGATGGAATTACCAACGAATACATCAAGTTAGCTAGAACCTTACTATTGACACCAATCACCATCTTATGGAACAAAATACTTGAAGAAGAAACTGTGCCACAGCTATGGAGGGAGTCTGAGattatattactatataaaAAAGGTAATCCAGCTGACATAGGGaattaccgcccgattagccttaTGCCctgtttatataaattatttgccTCCTGCCTACTTGAAAGAATATCCTCCAGCATTGATTCACACCAGCCGATAGAGCAAGCTGGCTTCAGAACGGGTCTTAGCACGGCAGACcatattaaatcaaatcaaatcaaatcaacaaaaatttttttattcaacataaatgaaagtacatacttgttgaacgtcaaaagaactaccgccaattcacaagaactagcctccgtcctgagaagaattggcaagaaactcagcgggcatcttttttttttaataagaaattattatttattaattttttaatattagatttttttttaaatatgaatttttttcaatgagtattataacaattactacaatattgaaatgcccggagcgagcaactcattcccactttgtgcaatcttctagataatcattgactttatagtaagctttattgcacagatgttctttaatagttttcttaaacctatgtatatgtaggttctgaacatcttgtgggattttgttgtacaggcgcacagacaaacttccgaatgaatttcgtatcttatgtaacctactcatcggcacaacaagcttgtgtttgttcctagtatttctattatgtatgtctgactttttaggaaactcctcaatatgtttacgaacatcatcaaattttcaaaaatgtactgggatggcatagtgagaactttaatttctttaaatttctccctcagggattcccttgagtgcatgttataaatagcacgtatagctcttttctgcagaataaatatcatttctacatcggccgcattgccccatagcaaaatgccataggacatgacactgtggaagtaactgaagtaaactaaacgagccgtgtccgcgtttgttaacattcaaattttttttactgcgtatgctgcagagctgagcttactcgccaatttatgataTGAGGTCCCaattgcagtttggagtccactgttataccaagaaatacggttgactcaacaagctccaatgattcctcagaaacaattacatcactatccacttgtctcacatttaaagatggtttaatacattttaaagtaaatttaatacatttagttttcttactattcaataataggttattgatacggaaccaatgaaccacacacgaaatcgcatcattcacttcgtcttaaacttgtaattgtcgtttataGCAACCCTAAGGCCTGCCGCGTCGGCAGCCGCGTCtgatcgcgcgccgcgaccaatCAGGGACTCTCGTTGTCGGCTCCCGGCGCGACTCAAAGAGTAGCGACCGAAGGGCTTTCGCTTTGGCAAGCCGCGTGCGCCCCTTTTCGTGCGCCGACAGTTCACCCGCAACCACCGAAGCATACACACGAGAATACGTCCGCACCTCGCTCGCTACCATTCCTTTTCGAACTTGTTTGTGGGACCCTCTGGAGTATTCATACCCAGTGCTCCAGCTGGACAAcacaaaaagtttaattttaaataataaagatgtatcatctgcgaataatacgacctcgtgtcgggactcaataaaactaggtaaatcgtttatatatattagaaataaaaaaggacctaaaatggaaccctgaggtacacccattttcaacaaggtgcctgaagatctattacctttcacatctactgtttgtatccgtcctgataaataggaagtaataagttccaatgcaccatccctaataccatagtgatgtagtttcctcaccaatgtttcatgttcaacacagtcaaatgctttggataagtcacagaaaattccaagacaatcatgcgattcctcccaagatttaaaaatatttttgactagataagcacctgcatcagttgtagagcgacccctggtaaacccgaattgtttattaagaagcaggttatttgaattaaaatgttctaaaagttgtgtcaaaataattttttcaaatattttactcaacgtagggagtactgaaatagatctatagttagaggggtcatcagtactaccagatttaaaaagaggaatcactttactatgtttcattaagtcaggaaatacaccacacctaatacaatcattaaaaatactaacaagatgaggagcaataatgtctattacataCTTCAAAAccttactgatattccccacaagtcagctgtattttttacattaaggctattaaaactttttataatattgcttgaattaattttcttaaaggagaaaccccattttgggcctaagcgttaTACGAATGTAAGGGTGAGTCCGATATATTAGTATTCATTAAGATATTCAGGAGGATGGAGTCGCTCGCGTCCGCAGGAAATACCTTCAATACCCTGCACGTGTCCTCCGGGTGGTGCAAAACGAGCTTGACAACGCCGAGTTTCGGGCGGCGGATTCTGATAACCCGACCCCCAAACTGGGGAAACTCACTTTGGAGAGGCTACAGGGGCCTAGAAGAActaaaaatcttcaaaaaaacCTGGCGTAGAAGGCAAAGGGAAACCACTACGACTATTTCCCTAGAGAATGTCCCGACCTTAAATGATGAGTACAGTAAATGAATATGCGAGGTCGGATGATCCGACTGACAATCGGCGCTCGGTGATACCCGGGTCATCGCGTGTGAAATTGGCTACCGAAGGCACCGTACGGGCTCGGCATCAGGCCCGGACGACTGCAAATGCTACTGATGACCATAAGAGAAAGCTTCCGACCCGACATCCACACCGAATTGGAGCATGGAACGTAAGAGGTCTAGTACAGGAGGGAAAACTGGAAATCGTCGAAAAGGAGATGATCACTCGTCGGTTGACTATACTTGGACTGTAAGAAACACATGTCAAGGGCTCAGGACACTTCACAATGGCGGAAGGAAATACATTCTACTTCTCAGGTCACTAAAGTAAAAGCCAGAACGGGGTGGCCATCATAGTTTCACAGACGTTTAAATATGCGGTCCTTGGATACAACGCTATCAGTGATCGTATTATGACTATTAAACTTAGAGGAAATCCACTACCTATAAATATTGTCCAAGTATATGCACCAACGGCTCAGTCTTCAGAAGAAGAAACCGACAGTTTTTATGGGACACTGGAAGACTGCATTAATGCTTTACCACGCCGTGAAATGCTTTTCGTGCAGGGTGACTGGAATGCGAAAATTGGCGACACTAGCAGAGACGATCATCTGCGGAAAACTGTGGGGCACTATGGACTCGGAACGCGTAACGATAGAGGTGAACGATTCCTGGAGTTCTGCGTCGGAAACAGCCTCGCAATCACCAACACATTTTTTCAGCATCACAAACGCCGACTATACACATGGAAATCGCCAGGTGACCGGTACCGGAATCAAATAGATTTTATAACTGTTGACCAAAGATGGAGATCGAGCATAATTAACACCAAGACCCTACCCGGTGCAGACTGCGGTAGCGACCATCAACTGCTGATGGCGGAGGTGCGCGTCCGTCTTAAATCACCTAGACAGCCACCAAAAAAGCCATTAAGACTTTCAAGCGGGGAGATAGAATACTTCCAGCATATAACAGAGTCCACTCTAAGGACAGAAGACGTAGCGGAGCACACAACTGAACAGCAGTGGCTGGTCTTTAAAAGACATATCAGCGAAGCTGTTGAATGTATCAAACAGCGACGGAAACCACAAGGTAAAAAGAGAGGCTGGATTAGTGAGGATACTTGGACCATCATTGATGAAAGAAGGAAACTCAAAGCAAATGGTCTTACAACACCCGCCGAAAAGGCAACGTACAGAAGTTTGTGCAAAGACATCCAAAGACTTTGTAGGAAGGACAAAAACTGCTTCTTCACGAGTATTTGTGCAGAAGTACAACAACACGCGCAAAAATATCAAACAGcggatctttttaaaaaagtaagACTATTAACACGACAGTTTAACGCTCAGTCGTGGGCAATTGAGAATAGAGATGGGGAAATCATCACGGAGATCGATAAAGTTGCAGAGAGATGGAGTGAATATTGCGCTGATTTGTATCATCTTGAGCACGCTATGGATGGTTCTGATCCTCTGGAAGGATGCAATATACACAACATGGAGCTGGAGCCGGATATTATATACACAGAAGTAACTGCCGCTATTGGAAAATTGAAACCAAATAAGGCAGTCGGCATCGATAATATTACCGCCGAAGTTTTGAAGGGCCTCGGAGAGAAGGGAGTTGCGAAACTTGTAGACTTATGCAACTCAATATGGCGAAGCTGTGAATGGCCGAAGGATTGGACTCACTCTGCGATACTGCCATTACACAAAAAAGGCACTACCAGGAGGTGTGACAACTATAGAACGATTGCCCTGATATCACACACTAGCAAAGTACTGCTGCATGTCATTAACTCAAGGCTTAGACACTTCCTAGACTGGCAAATTCCACAAGAACAAGCAGGATTTGTTAAGGGAAAGGGTACTCGCGAACAGATACTCAACGTAAGGCTTATCATAGAAAAGTGCTATGAGTATAACATCCCGGCCGTTCTATGCTTCGTCGACTACCAAAAAGCCTTTGACTGCGTTAGTTGGAAGCATTTATGGTACGTGCTTAAGGACATGGGCGTTCCCATGCATCTGATTAAGCTGATGAGAGCCCTGTACCTGTCGGGACGGGGATCGGTACGGATCGGCCCAGCACAATCAAGAGAGTTCCGATTTGAGAAAGGAGTGCGCCAGGGTTGCATCGTCTTGCCCATACTTTTTAACATCTATGGCGAATACATAATGCGCAAAACCCTAGAGGAGTGGGATGGTGGCGTCACAGTTGGGGGCGTAAAGATCTCGAACTTACGATACGCTGATGATACCACATTAGTGGCGTCATCAGAAGAGGAAATGGAGGAGCTGCTGCGACGTCTGGTTATAGTTAGCGAGGAAATGGGACTAAAGATCAACCAGTCCAAAACAAAGATCATGATCGTGGATAAATACGGCACCCTTAACGAGAGTAATATTCTTGGCCAATACGACATCGTCAAGACTTTCGTGTACCTCGGCTCGATTATTTCCAATAGAGGTGGATCGGAATCGAAATAAGGCGACGCATCGGAATGGCCAAATCCGCTATGAGCCAGCTAAACAAAATATGGAGAGATCGAAACATACTCAAGAAGACGAAAGTGCAAATTGTTGAGACGCTcgttttcttaatctttttgtaTGGGGCTGAGACCTGGATCTTGAAAGAGTCTGATAGGCGTCGCATAGACGCGTTtaagatgtggtgctggcggcGCATGTTGCGCATCCCTTGGACGGCTTTCCGGACGAACGCTTCCATCCTCAACGAGCTAAAAGTTGACCAGAGGCTATCCACCAAATGTCTATATAGAGTGCTCCAatactttggtcatatagcaagaaaaccctctgacaacctggagagactcatagtgacgggtaaagtggatggaagacgatccagaggtcgtagccgaaaaagatggagtgaccaagtgtctgagtgtctggacatgagactgagccacgcacttcactgtgccacagaccgacataagtggctacaaattacaaaaaaaggtcacaggcgggcgcatcacgatgctcagcaatgagcgatcgactgaaggaggaggaggaagatATTCATAATACAGCTTGTATAATactcggcaaacttcttgagcattatttgacgtagtgggggtaagttcgcgcatcGTACAATTACgtacaaaaatgttattatgttattaaaaacaacataatatgtatttatttatatatttattagtacatgaacaaaaaatacaggttaataattgtagtaatttaatctaggggtaaaatagatattcgtTCCATTaggtcaaaactagagctggtGCCAGGTCTTGGATCAGCTGAAGCtgagctggtatttgtaattgttttttcgCTATCATAATCaagaccatcatcatcatcactactTTCTTCATCCGTGTCGCAATCATCGTCAGCAAAAATTACAAACTCATCAGTGACTAAATCTACCACATGATCACTTTTTACATACTCCGCCTCAATCTCTTTTATCTTTTGACATAATCTACCCCATTCCGGAGCACCCATCGCCGCAACCTTTTCCTTCACTAGCTCTATTACTTTGCCAGTGCTCCAGTTGACATTTTTGCTACTGACATACCCTTTAATAGCTGCCCCAGCCATTTTAATTGGGTTGAGGTCTGGATGGTATGGAGCTAAGCGAAGCACTGAATGGTTGTggtttgataaaattttatcaatgctgtatgttttgtGTTGTTCCTTATGTGCTTTAATCAAGCTAAAAAGCTGGGGTTTCAACATGTTTTCATCGTATGGAATTTCTTTTTCTTGTAACGATTTCTTCATATAGACTTTTTTGGCATTGGCAGTTGGGGCGGGGTCAGACTGTTTATTGTGATATGACGCATTGTCGACTACTACAACGGAATTTGGTG is a genomic window of Bombyx mori chromosome W, ASM3026992v2 containing:
- the LOC134201744 gene encoding uncharacterized protein LOC134201744, with product MNYLNYEKWLRCQLLPNLPPNSVVVVDNASYHNKQSDPAPTANAKKVYMKKSLQEKEIPYDENMLKPQLFSLIKAHKEQHKTYSIDKILSNHNHSVLRLAPYHPDLNPIKMAGAAIKGYVSSKNVNWSTGKVIELVKEKVAAMGAPEWGRLCQKIKEIEAEYVKSDHVVDLVTDEFVIFADDDCDTDEESSDDDDGLDYDSEKTITNTSSASADPRPGTSSSFDLMERISILPLD